The region CAGGGTGTGACAGCCACCTTGGAAGCACCTTGAGGgacagcatccttgcttccTTCAGACCTATCTATCTTACACAGCAAGCCATTAAATCACATTTCTGTGTTCAAATACATCATTTTCCCAGTTGCTTTATAAACTTACAATTTCGGAAGTTCCAAAACATGTTAAGACCCTGGATTTTGTCAGGTTTATTATTTAAGAAGCAAAAAGACCATTTTTTGTACTGGCAGTGTGACAGGAGAAGACACTGTAGAGCACATGGGACGCATGCTGTCCGTCAGGGTGGTGCCCTGTTGTGGGTAATATCCATGGAGATTTCCTCAGCTTAATTCAGTGGATCTAAACAGAAACAATTTCCATTTGAGGGCTCTGAGTAAAGCCTTGTAATCATTGGTATGTTTGTCTTTTCTCTCAATTGCAGCAAACTAATACCCAAACGACAAAactcattttctcctccttagAGGAGACACCCACTCCTCTAAGCCTGGGGAATGAAGAACAGAGGGGGAACAACAGAGGCATTATAGATGGTAGTATCAGCAATTCCTCCTTCATAGGattatttcagtgtattttgcaaacattaattaaaagaGTTGAGAATGAACATCCTTGGTCTTCTTTTAGAGGGTGAGAACAGACTTCTGATCCTGCTGCTGAGCCCCAAAGACAAAGTCCAAGTTCTTTCACCTTGAGGTCCCAGATCATCATCCATCACTAGTTGTTTCCCTGAACTGGAAGGAATGTGCAATCTGAAAATAGGGCAGCTGTGATCTAAACCTCCCCAGCTTCTCTTTTCCTAGCGCACAACCCTTTTCTCTGGTCGGGAAGTGGAGGGATGGGCAGGTTCCTGTAGTGAACCTGTTGGCGTTGCTGTTCAGCAATTGCCATTGCTGCTCTGAAGCATGGCCATCAGCTGCACCCCTCAGTGACTAAATGGAGAGATCTCCACCAGCTGGGAATGATCCCATCTCTTTTGTTTCCAGTCTCCTGATGTTCTCTGGGTGGAAGCTGCTGAGTAACAGCACGTTGATGCTGGTTTTTGGCGGCACATGTACATGGGATTGGTGTGCTTTTGGAGCTTGCCAGATGCAGGCTTGTTCCTGGAAAGACTTAAGAGCAGTGCTAGCTAAGCACTGCTGCCTAACTTCCAGTTAGGAGCTGGCATGTGTCTCACCGACTCTGGGTGTGGGCAGGACCAGCTCAGATCTGCCTGCAAGAAGCCATACAAATACAGATAGATTCAGCATGTTAGCAACAGAGGCTGTCATAAAGAAGTGATATCTGGAGCTCACTTCAATGGTGACCATAGCCAGAGACCTCATGAGTGTCCATCTAGAAACAAGCCGTTTGAAGGACAAATGCTTCATTTGCACTTTTCTCCCATTGCTCAGAGACAGGCCTCCCTGTgttgtttgctgcttttgcacTTATTTCTATGCtcttttctgaagtgttttccaAACAGTTAAACTCTGATGAATCCTTTGTTTCACACGAATCCATTCCATTTTATATCTGTCTCTTTGTAAAGCATCTgctttcaaatgtatttaaaagccTGCCCATACCTGGGCTGtataaaatggaaaactaaCATTTAGACAAAAAGTTCTCAGTCCATTCTGTAAGCTGTTTATATTAACTTAACAAATCCGTATGAGTGTGTAAAAGCTCTTTGACACTCTGGGATGAGAGGAGTGGAAAATGTGGATGGAAATGGAAACTGTTCCCAGTGCTTGTTGTTTCTGAGTGGCACTCCTTCACTTTGTTCAGGACTTGGCTCTCCGAAACTCCAGCCCATCTGAAAGTACCTGAGTTGCCTCTATGGGGAGAGTGAAGGTAACTCGGTCTTCAGTGGTTGGCTTTCTCCATGATGTCAGACACACAGCCCAGCTTGAGTATCTGGACTTCATGGGGAGGCCTGGGTATCATCTAGGTAGCAGCTGAAATCACACTGGGGCAATCCCATGAAATCCCTTGGACCTTCCTTTCAAGTCCTCATATAAATCTCATTTTCCCACCAGGCTCAAAGGGATGCAAAAGTACATAGGTAGGTCGTAGGTGCTGTAGGTTCAGAGATGAGTTAATTTATTGCACTGCAATTGTGCTTCTCCATGTTAGACAATGACCTGGTGCCAGCTTTTGCGTGCATTGCCTGCCGTGTCACATTTGAAATCTAACCATAATCACTTTTCCCTGCAGAACCATGAGACTGTACGTCATCTTCTTCCTGGCAGTGGTGAACAGAGGGACCTCTAACAATCAGCCCACAGAAGGAAAGTCCTGTGAAATGGTAAGGCTGTCACCCTACTCAGGTCCCTTGAGGTCCTGGATGAGGTTGGGACCCCCTTGTTACAGGCGCTGCAGAAATAACTACAGTCTCTGTGAAGGGAAACCTCCCTGGTGGCAGAGGTGGGCTTTGCTGGGTTAGTGGATGCTCTAAAGGCTGTTCTCAGGCTGCATCCTTGCCATAGTGACAGCacataaaaggggaaaaaagcagaagcgTCATTATCTCCATTTTTTAATAAGCAGGAGTTGGTTGAAAGAAATTTGACCTGATTTCCCCAAGACTGTACAGGGGTTCTGTGGCTGAGAGTGAAAGAACTTAGACCTAAAACTGAGTCCATCCTGTCAGGCctgatttttttgtgctttaaatAAAGCATCTTCTGTGAAATACGTCTATACCAGCCCTTTTGTAATAACAGGGAGACTGACTTCCTCTGCCCTGACACAGCATTGCTGCCAGGGAAGTCGTACCTTACTTCTGCTGGAGGTAAAAAAAGTGACAAAGCCTCTTGCTCCAGTACAAAATTTGCTCCTTGAATTTTTGCAAGCACCTGGTACAATATTATAAATGTTATTCATAGCTGAACTTGCTCCCTTCCCTATCCAAATGCTGCTGTCTGTAACAggccatttaaaaatacttttttttttttttttgaacgtTGAAGTTCTTCAGCACAAATACTCAAGAATTTccaaaatagggaaaaaataatttgctagcTGTACACATCTCCCTTATGGGACTCATTCCATTCCTGCCCACCCTGCCATATTGCTGCACTTCCTGAATTCCAGAGAAATTAAGACCtagtatatataaaaagatCTTGGGAAGGTGACTGGGTAGCTCAATTCATTGGCTGGAGAGGGAAGACTGATGAAGCCACTGTAAACATGACAGCTTGGGTCCCATGTATCATAGTCACATGAAGGCTGGGCAAGACAAGCAATAATCCAAGCAGATTCGCCCCATCCCATTTCTTGATGGGTCACAGAGCAGGCTGATTGCTGAGAAGTAAACACATGTTTGTTTCCTCTGCTCCACTGTAAACTGCTTTCATCAAGCCAACAACCCAAGGCTCTACGCAACAAGGCGAGGATAAATTCTGCCCCCGACAGAAAACATGTTGCAGTCATGACTGGGTTGTTCACCTGGTGTAACTTAACAGCTCAGCATCGCTAATGTCAATGTTGATCAACTTCCTTTGCTGGGCGTTTGGTCCAGTGGAAGGAGTAGGGCGTAAATCCAAACACAGCTTAAAGAGAGGGAGCTACTGGATTAGCTGATGGGTCCTTTGAGAGTCCTACTTACTTCACATGATTATTAccctgcacttgggtcacaacaaccccccgcaccgctacaggctgggagaagagtggctggaaagctacctggtggaaaaggacctgggggtgttggtccATGGCcagctggatatgagccagcagtgtgcccaggtggccaagaaggccaccagcatcctggcttgtatcagcactagtgcggccagcaggactagggcagggattgtccccctgtgtttggcactggtgaggccgcacctcgaatcctgtgttcagttttgggcccctcactacaagaaagaccttgaggtgctggagcaagtccagagaagggcaacgaaggtggtgaagggtctggagcacaagtgtgatgaggagcagctgagggaaccgGGGGTGTTTAgtatggagaaaaggaggctgaggggagacgttatcactctctacaactacctgaaaggagggtgtagcggggtggggggtcagtgtcttctcccaagtaacaagtgatagaacaagaggaaacggcctcaagttgtgacaggggaggtttagattggatagcGGGaggaatttcttcactgaaagggttgtcaagcactggaacaggctgcccaaggcagtggtggagtccccatccctggagggatttaaaagttgtgtagatgtggtgctgagggacatggtttagtggtggccttggcagtgctgggttaacggttggactcgataatcttaaaggtcctttccaaccaaaataattctatgattctatgactgtatgattctatgatttttcatCACATCCTCACTGTTTTACATGGTACTTTCCCTGTGGCAACACCTTTAGAATAGCGAAGGCTCAGAAATGGAAACTTTCATCCCAGATCTTGTGGAAGAGGCATGAGTCAGAAACCTGTGCCCCTCTCTGACTCACTGCTGGTGCTTCTGTCCTTGAAGAGGACCTTGTAAAAGAGGTTTTAGGAAGTAAGTAGTCCCTACCAGACCCCTGACATGGGAGTGAGCTGCACTGATTATACAAGTTACTGCGCATCTGCCCATTGCAAGACAACAAGGTGTAGCTTAAATGTCAGGGAGTTCTTCCTAACTTATACTGAGATCCAAGGAGAGGGGCTTCCACTAGTTGATGTTCTACCTCCCAAAGAAATATGTTTCTGCTAATTCATGTTAACTGGGAAAGGAGGAGCATCCAAACTATTCACCGAAGGGAAGGGGTTTTAGCAAATTATACATTACCTTGCAGAGAGGTCATGCAAGAACATGTGCATAACTGGTTATCAAAGGTCAGCTGATATGTGGTACCTGGGCAAATCACTAAGATTTCATTGTGTAGCTGAGCCTCCACCTGAGCAGCTCTTCTAGAGAATGAACATGGACACCATGCAAGCACAAGTTGATGCCAAGTGGATCCAGTCCAGCTTCTTTGGTTCAAACACTCATGAGTTGATACGGGAGAACACAGGTAGATGGTTGGATCCAGCTGCTTTGTTTGTAGGGTTCTTACTAAGGTAGATGACAGCTTCCACCTAGTGCTGAGCAGTGAAGAATTGAAGTCAGAATCCAAATGAAGCTCAGCTTCTGAGCTGTTGGGTCACTTTTTTGCCAGTACCTGAATGGGACCAGACACCAAAGGGACCAACTGCTCCCCACACTGCAGTATTTCTTGCCAATGGACTTCAAACAAACCAGTGGCAGCATTGGCATAGAAGATAAAGTCAGAACATGAGACTGGCGAAAACCTCTTTTCAGCCTCAGGCTGCCAACCCTTTGGGCtatggggtgggaggaagggagatACAGGCAAAACAGATGCTGTTTGCTCCGTCCCACTGAGACGtgcttcatcttttcttcctagTGCCAATGAGAATGAAATTCATGCAGTTTGAGCCTCAGGGGAGAATAGATGGTACAGAACAGACTAGATGAGAAATTCAGTGAGGGTCAAAATAGTCAGTGAAAAGGaatgaaagttaaaaagaaaatgggaggGGAAATGTTATAGGAACAAATGGCAGACAGTGGGAGGTATAGATTTTATCAATCACTTTTATCACTGGGAGGGTTCAGTGGATGCGAATTAAAAGCTCAGTCCTGCAGGATACGTGGTGAACTGGGACTGACCTCTccaccactgacttcagtgaaaacCAGCCGGCTGGTGTCGATGGGAGTTGGATTAGGACTCTGTTATGGTGCTAGGTGCCCAGAGGGAGCGGAGGGTGCTCAACACTTGTTGAGATCTGGCTCAAAGTGTGGGAAGAAACCTGGCATTTGCCTCAGGCTGCAAAGcggctgctgctttttcactctGGGTCTTTGCATCCTTCTGGCTTCTCCCTCTTTCACAAAATGAAGAAGAGGCTTTCTGCTCCATTCCTGAGCCTCAACGCTAAGCCCAGCTCTGTGCACATTTTAGCTCAAAATAAGTAATTCTACAGTGGCTttgcaggaaataaataatGTCAGGAAGAAGCCAGAAAAcgccctctcttttttttctaatttgtttaCCTGGGGGAGGGAGATTTGAGTTATttggagggaaagaaggaagggattCAGGTTCTAATAGGCCATTTACTTGGGATCTTTGGGAAAGACGTATCATGGGAAGGACTGCAGAGCAGCCTGTGTCTGTCTAGAGTTTGCATGAACACTTATACTTCTCTGGCACATTTTTGTGCTGTCTCCAAAACTCACATGATGCGAAAGAGATTCACGAAATGCTGACTATTGCCCCACTTCTCCTAAACAGACCTGCCACTTCATTCACCTAAAAGTTCACatgaaacagatgttttttaatatttttcacttttaatgtGCCTTTAATGTCTGAAAAGCTTTGCGTCATGGAATCTGGATTCTGCTTCTCAACAGAAGTTAAGactcaacagatttttttttcttttctttctgatctttCTACAAACAGTACATGACCCAGTCACCCAAATACATTCATAACAAGAGTTTTCCTCCAGTAAATTAAATGCTGCCTAAGCCTTTTGCATTCcacttcctcctgctgctgtatGTTCTCCTCAACAACAAAATACAGCTTGACATTTATTCAAGGATGTTCATGTTCATGTTTCCAACATTCCTTATGAACACACACTCCAAATTTTGCTCTGGACACAGATCCAGTCCTAGCTGCAATTGAACAGACATGCATCTCGAAGATGAACTTGGCTTTGACACTTGGGTTTTTTCTCTACCCTGCTGCTGAGAATTGGACTGAAAAGGCATGACCCTCACTGCACAtcacagcttttttcctctcagatgCTGGCTTtctataatttttcttttccatgttgtATCACAGGTGTCTTGTGTGGCTGGTTTCATAAGTCATGCTCCCCACACAATAAGAAGGCAGCTGTTGCCTTAAGAAAAGGATAAATATGGATGGTAAAAGCAGGAGGAGTTTGGAGGTTTGCATCATAAATGTTTCCGTAGTTGAAGACCCATTTGTGTAAAGATGCATTGCTTAACTAAGCCATGGCTAAAGGAAGACACGATCAAAAATCTGAGGGTGTGACTAAGGAGAGAGATGGTTTTTGTGCTATAGGATCCTTATATGTTACTCCACCTCCTTGCTTTGGGACCTATGCTACCAACAGACTGGAGCTCTTCTAAGAACTACTTGCTATTGCAAGTAGAATTTGCAGTATCTAATACAGTGATAAAGCCAAGAAAATTAAACATCAGAACAAAAGTGAGGAAATGGTGCTTGATTGCAATGAAAGAGGGCAAAACTTCGTTTAGGACTAGGAGAAAGGTACAAAAAGGAGAACATGTAGTAGGTATCACATGCAGATAAAACTCTCCAGTGTTGCAAGtcagaaatgtctttaaaattaaatgagtGCTGTTAGTGCAAAGAAGCATTAGGATTGTTGTTCTTGCTGTCTGAATGCTCAGAGAAAATAGCATGACCAGTGTTTCAGAAGAAGGATCTGCCTGGATGctgaatgttattttctttatatttcatgcaaagatgtttttcatttgtccCGTGACAaacccttttctctctttttctggcaGGCGAACTCACAGGCATTTTGCCACAACAAAGACCTTCACCAAATCCCTCGTGAGCTCCATccaaatgtaaacaaaatagATCTGTCTGGAAATCTGATCCAAAGCATCCCTGAAATGCCATTATCATTTTACACTTCCCTCCAGTGCCTGGATTTAAGCTCTAACCAGATAAGCTTCATCACGCCTGGAGTTTTTGCACACATGACGAGTTTGCTGGAAATAAATTTAGCCAACAATCACTTATACGAGCTTGCTCAGAATGGGACAGAGGGGATTGGACTTTTACCCAAGGTGGAAATCCTGGACTTGTCGCATAACAGTCTGTACAATGGGATGGCTGAGTATTTCATTAAACAAGCTCCAGCACTGCGGTATCTTTCCTTGGCAGACAACAGCATTATAAAGATATCACACAAGATGTTTCAGGGATCTCCCAAACTTGTGGAGATAGATCTTCAGAGTAATATCATCATGGAAATAGAAGAAGGTGCTTTTGAGGCTCTAGTGAACCTTTCCAAACTCAATCTCTCCATGAATTCAATTACTTGCATCTCTGATTTCAACCTCAGGCAGCTGGAGATACTTGACCTTAGCAGGAATAGCATTGAGACCTTCCACACCACAAAGTCAGATGATGAATATAGCTTAAGATGTTTGGATCTGAGTGAAAACAAACTGCTTCACTTCCCAGTCTTCCCCCAGGTAAATAAGCTGGTAACTCTGAATTTATCAAAGAATTTAATCCAGCTTACTGCTGAATCTCCTCATAATAAAATGGACTATATGGAAAATGAGTGGCTAGATGCTTCTTTTCATCATCTTGATCAGAAGCAAAGTAGAAACACAAGTTCTCTTTATTTATCCCAGCTTGTATATTTAGACTTAAGTTATAACGAAATCAAATCCATTCCAGATGAGTTCTTTGAATCAATGTTGTCCCTTCTCACCCTTAATCTCAGTAAAAACTGTCTTCAGTCATTTGCAGTAATTTATGACAGTGCATTGATCTCGCTAACTGTCCTTGACTTGAGCTACAATGCTTTGCAGAACCTTCTCCTAGATGCTGGCACGTTGTCAAATTTGAAGGAGCTCTATATTCAAAACAACCATCTTCAGACTCTGCAATTTGATATCTTCTCAAGTCTTCCTAGCCTCAGACTGCTTAATCTACAGAGCAATAATATCAGCCTTTGCAGCATGTACTCAGGATTAGCTAAGCAAAGACTTGCTGGAGAGGAAAGTGGTTGTGTATCATTTGTTGATTCTCCTGCTCTTCAGTACTTGTACTTAGCCGACAACATGCTGAACATCCTACCAGCATACACTTTCTACAAGACTCCTCTGATTGTCTTGGATCTCTCCATGAACCCCGGATTGAAAATAGAAGTTAAAGCATTATCAGGACTGGAAAAGTCTCTggaatatttgtatttacatgGCAATAGCCTGATAGATTTAAATATTGACTTGCCTTGTTTCAGTCACCTGAAACATTTAAACCTCTCTGAAAATCAGCTGAACTGGCTGCCTAAGTGGGGTAGTGACTCGCCACTAGAAGTTCTGGACCTACGGAACAATAGGTTTAGCACATTGCAGAACAGCAATATTTTAGCATTAGAAAATTCCCTTAAAAACTTGTATCTCACTGGGAACCCACTCGACTGCTGTGGAAACATCTGGCTTTCATCAATGattcagaacaaaaatgtcCAGATCCCCAACGTGGAGCACTTAACATGCCAATACACTCAGAACTTTGGGTACCAGGAAGAAATGCACATCAGGAATATTAGACCAGAAGACTGTGAAAAAGAGGATCTGAAGAAAATCAACTTCCTTATTATATTAACATTTGTGTTGGTTTTATCCGTGATCATCATTGGCGTGGGTTCGTTTTTTTGCTTCCGCAGGCAAAACTTTAGCCATCAGTTTAAAGCATAGGAACACAAAATGCcttgaaaactgaagaaatcagGTGCTACACTGCCGGTGTGTAGAAATGAAGGGTAAAATTCTCATCTTTGATTTTTAACTGTGGATTTTAAGACAATTTCAAAGTGCCCCTGAACTGCACCACTATAGAGCTCTGGGTTGCAGGGACCGAAAGGAgaatttgctgtgttttgtacTTGCTTCATTCACAAGCAGATCTGCTTAAAAAGTTTATACAGCAGTAGAAGAGGCCACTGTAAAGCCCTGCTGTTGTTTTGAGGGATGTGTAATTTAAACCAgaccaaaagaaaaagccctCTAAGGTCTTGAGACTTTTCACTAAGCTCAGAGATACTTTGTGATGTCACCTTCACAGAAAGACTTTATGCAAATTGAGAACTGTAATTGAATCATCTTTTTATGACAGTCATTGATGACATCAACAGAGTAGGGAAACCCTTCTCAAAGTTATGTGCCTCCATGAGATATTTTGCTTTGAGCTATGAGCTGTGCTTTTTCCtaactgttaaaaataacagctcCTAACCCTTCTTGAGCTTAAACCATACAAGCCAATGCCAGGGCAGGCCAATATACAATCTTTCAGTCCTTGAAGTCGGTTGCAAATCTCCCATGAGTTCCAAAACAATGAGAATTTAGCTAAAAAGGAAATCACAGTTCATGTCTGTGGCGTTCATGGCTGCCATTTAGAAAATCCACAGCTCTCCATGGGAACCAAAGACCTTGGTGGTAGGAACCTCTTTGGATGCCTCCCTTTGCTTGTAGTATGTTGCTCCAGCCACTGGGGCAAGACAAGAAAGGTAGATGAGGTTAATTAGTCTTAGCACTTAATACCCATGAAGGATGTATGAGACATCTCAGACATGAAACAGCTGCACTATATGTTACCCAGACCTGCTCAGAAGGTCACAGGTCCACAGTTAAACTCAAAGAGGAGAAATATGCTCCTCACGTGCAATACATATTTAACTGGGTTTaatgtgaagaaattcttctctGGGGCGAAcgctttttaaaagaaaaatcttggaGAATGAATTTCAACCAGCTAGCATTGGacagaaatgtttatatttctaAGGAAAACTGTTGGGAACTCACTGCATGCAGTTGCAtttcaatgcaaaaaaataatatgtctatttttaaaagccacagAAGATTAGACAgcaaaaagttgttttaaagaTACCAGTGTGAAACAATACACAGGGAACATAGTCTTGGGCCATTATTCAGATCAGATGTCCACTGCCTCTCCCTAAAAAGATATTATGGTCTAGAGGACTGGCTGCAAGAAAAGTTATTTAGATCCTCATTCTGTGATGGGTTTAACATGGCCAACATGTTGCGTTGCTGAAAGCTAACACTGACATATCTTATGTCCCAT is a window of Nyctibius grandis isolate bNycGra1 chromosome 2, bNycGra1.pri, whole genome shotgun sequence DNA encoding:
- the LRRC32 gene encoding transforming growth factor beta activator LRRC32: MRLYVIFFLAVVNRGTSNNQPTEGKSCEMANSQAFCHNKDLHQIPRELHPNVNKIDLSGNLIQSIPEMPLSFYTSLQCLDLSSNQISFITPGVFAHMTSLLEINLANNHLYELAQNGTEGIGLLPKVEILDLSHNSLYNGMAEYFIKQAPALRYLSLADNSIIKISHKMFQGSPKLVEIDLQSNIIMEIEEGAFEALVNLSKLNLSMNSITCISDFNLRQLEILDLSRNSIETFHTTKSDDEYSLRCLDLSENKLLHFPVFPQVNKLVTLNLSKNLIQLTAESPHNKMDYMENEWLDASFHHLDQKQSRNTSSLYLSQLVYLDLSYNEIKSIPDEFFESMLSLLTLNLSKNCLQSFAVIYDSALISLTVLDLSYNALQNLLLDAGTLSNLKELYIQNNHLQTLQFDIFSSLPSLRLLNLQSNNISLCSMYSGLAKQRLAGEESGCVSFVDSPALQYLYLADNMLNILPAYTFYKTPLIVLDLSMNPGLKIEVKALSGLEKSLEYLYLHGNSLIDLNIDLPCFSHLKHLNLSENQLNWLPKWGSDSPLEVLDLRNNRFSTLQNSNILALENSLKNLYLTGNPLDCCGNIWLSSMIQNKNVQIPNVEHLTCQYTQNFGYQEEMHIRNIRPEDCEKEDLKKINFLIILTFVLVLSVIIIGVGSFFCFRRQNFSHQFKA